One part of the Sneathia vaginalis genome encodes these proteins:
- a CDS encoding TIGR02206 family membrane protein, whose amino-acid sequence MHSFRYFEPLHIHALLTWIFISFIIILIPLLKKGLEKGIYTKLLGIFMLFAKVFDIYFRIVFEREPWYSTMPLNLCNISLILAGIYLLTNNNLIFNIVYFYFTGAILAVILPNTNPYMYRFYIYVFIGTHILEILAVTYAFILLNAKVTKKGLYVSLVLYLILSCIARVYNNHFGTNFMFLNDYVISAVNFIKPLNLYAVLYTLLFMTSMIVTYLPFIYVDNTEIKEENI is encoded by the coding sequence ATGCATAGTTTTAGATATTTTGAACCTTTACATATTCATGCATTACTTACATGGATATTTATCTCATTTATAATAATACTTATACCTCTTTTAAAAAAAGGGCTTGAAAAAGGAATATACACAAAACTTTTAGGAATATTTATGTTATTTGCTAAGGTCTTTGACATATATTTTAGAATAGTTTTTGAGCGTGAACCTTGGTATAGCACTATGCCTTTAAACCTTTGCAATATCAGCTTAATTCTAGCTGGTATATACCTATTAACGAATAATAACTTAATTTTTAATATAGTTTATTTCTATTTTACAGGAGCTATATTAGCTGTAATATTACCTAATACTAATCCATATATGTATAGATTCTACATCTACGTTTTTATTGGAACACATATATTAGAAATATTAGCAGTTACTTATGCATTTATATTATTAAACGCAAAAGTTACAAAAAAAGGACTTTATGTATCTTTAGTGCTTTATTTAATACTTTCATGTATTGCAAGAGTATATAATAATCACTTTGGCACTAACTTTATGTTCTTAAATGACTATGTAATATCTGCAGTTAATTTTATAAAGCCATTGAATTTATATGCAGTACTATACACTTTACTATTTATGACATCAATGATAGTAACTTATCTACCATTTATTTATGTAGATAATACAGAAATTAAGGAAGAGAATATATAA
- a CDS encoding ABC transporter ATP-binding protein: MIISVNNVTKTYITGKLSVEVLKGVNLCINEGEFVSIMGPSGSGKSTLLNILGCLDLLTSGEYILDNTNIKDLTEDQLSSVRCEKIGFVFQAYNLLPKLTALENVELPAMYLGTKKEVRREKAIELLKLVGLADRINHKPNEMSGGQKQRVAIARSLINSPKIILADEPTGNLDSKSTEEILEIFKKLNDSGVTIIMVTHEEDVAEHTKRIVRLKDGVIKSDTPVLERRGV, from the coding sequence ATGATAATATCAGTTAATAACGTAACCAAAACATATATAACTGGTAAATTATCTGTTGAAGTATTAAAAGGTGTTAATCTTTGTATAAATGAAGGTGAATTTGTATCAATTATGGGACCATCTGGTAGTGGTAAGTCAACCCTATTAAATATATTAGGTTGTCTTGACCTATTAACTAGTGGTGAATACATTTTAGACAATACAAATATAAAGGATTTAACTGAAGATCAATTATCTAGTGTTAGATGTGAAAAAATTGGATTTGTTTTTCAAGCATATAATTTACTACCTAAACTTACAGCACTTGAAAATGTTGAACTTCCTGCTATGTATCTAGGTACAAAAAAAGAAGTACGTAGAGAAAAAGCAATAGAACTACTTAAATTGGTTGGATTAGCTGATAGAATAAATCATAAACCTAATGAAATGTCTGGGGGGCAAAAACAAAGAGTTGCAATAGCAAGATCCCTTATAAATAGCCCCAAAATTATACTTGCAGACGAACCAACTGGAAATCTTGATAGTAAATCAACAGAAGAAATACTAGAAATATTTAAAAAATTAAATGATAGTGGAGTTACAATAATTATGGTAACACACGAAGAAGACGTTGCAGAACACACAAAAAGAATTGTACGTTTAAAAGATGGAGTAATAAAGAGTGATACACCTGTATTAGAAAGAAGAGGTGTGTAA
- a CDS encoding ComEC/Rec2 family competence protein produces MKAKSFAIFLFIFIYPIYLYLYTYNNEEVHTKSVYVDGDNVIVKKINGKLLMKKEQDYNLYNLEGSGSYTLYFENDELIGTRESYFNFLRKSLDRRLRKIFNNDLYYFSKAILLNEKYYLDTKLKSRFKAIGLMHLITISGLHMSIIYSFILSLFRYCNFRIREFISLIFLTVYSLVVGFTPSITRAYIMILLLIISKILYESIDSRRAFLISLLANVIYNPYQIAEYSFILTYACTFCIIYIPIKNILVKNLCMQVVLLPLNYLFFKKIYLLSFIINTIFIPLFTILIFLILFNIFLPTKPSLELLYAYFYGLQKIVINDIIP; encoded by the coding sequence ATGAAGGCTAAAAGCTTTGCTATTTTTCTTTTTATATTCATATATCCAATTTACCTATACCTGTATACGTATAATAACGAAGAAGTTCATACAAAATCAGTATATGTAGATGGTGATAATGTGATTGTAAAAAAAATTAATGGTAAATTGCTAATGAAAAAAGAGCAAGATTACAATTTATATAATTTAGAGGGTAGTGGTTCATATACCCTCTATTTTGAAAATGATGAATTAATAGGTACAAGAGAAAGCTATTTTAATTTTTTGCGAAAAAGCTTAGATAGAAGATTAAGAAAAATCTTCAATAATGATTTGTACTATTTCTCAAAAGCAATATTACTAAATGAGAAGTATTATTTAGATACCAAACTAAAGTCAAGATTTAAAGCAATAGGGCTTATGCACCTTATAACTATATCTGGTTTACATATGTCTATAATATATTCTTTTATACTATCACTATTTAGATATTGTAATTTTAGAATAAGAGAGTTTATTTCACTGATTTTTCTAACTGTTTATTCATTAGTTGTTGGTTTTACACCTTCAATTACAAGAGCGTATATAATGATACTTTTACTTATCATATCAAAAATTCTATATGAAAGTATTGATAGTAGAAGAGCCTTTTTAATATCCTTGTTAGCTAATGTGATATATAACCCATATCAAATAGCAGAGTATAGCTTTATACTTACTTATGCTTGTACATTTTGTATTATTTATATACCTATAAAGAATATATTAGTTAAAAATCTTTGTATGCAAGTCGTATTATTGCCTTTAAACTACCTTTTCTTTAAAAAAATCTATTTACTGTCATTTATAATAAACACTATATTTATACCTTTATTTACTATTTTAATATTTTTAATATTATTCAACATTTTTTTACCAACAAAGCCTAGTCTTGAGTTATTATATGCTTATTTTTATGGTTTACAAAAAATTGTAATTAATGATATAATACCTTGA
- a CDS encoding efflux RND transporter periplasmic adaptor subunit: MKFKIKRKKTVIAISCIAVILIALGAKKVLIGNKLPRPEIYEVNKSNMNFTYNVTGKVESQKVISVFSTNMSEVENVVARLNDTVNKGDVLLNFKKDTSNTQALNIAKANSILPNLRQNYEAAKKIYSVGGISKEQLNDARQALQSAVIDSKIASSGYKPQERVLRSPISGVIVEANADDNYKIDPTKPLYKIADTENLKITLDVPNYMAKNLKVGQTVDITSDSLNDGEVLHGVVKNIAKISTKSETSNDAITSVEVSLDNYSTLKPGDIVDAKINYLTLNNNIIIPLQYIEFENDKTYVYILNNKNIVERREVKLGKNNTINYVVNSGLSVHDKLINNSSKIYKQGDKIK; the protein is encoded by the coding sequence ATGAAATTTAAGATAAAAAGAAAAAAGACTGTAATAGCTATTTCATGCATTGCTGTAATTCTAATAGCATTGGGTGCAAAAAAAGTACTTATAGGAAATAAATTACCACGTCCTGAAATTTATGAAGTAAATAAATCAAATATGAATTTTACATATAATGTTACAGGTAAAGTAGAGTCACAAAAAGTTATTTCTGTTTTCTCAACAAATATGTCTGAAGTAGAAAATGTTGTAGCTAGATTAAATGATACTGTTAATAAGGGTGATGTCTTATTAAACTTCAAAAAAGATACTAGTAACACTCAAGCACTAAATATAGCAAAAGCAAATTCAATTTTACCTAATTTAAGACAAAATTATGAAGCTGCTAAAAAGATATATAGTGTTGGTGGTATATCAAAAGAACAATTAAATGATGCAAGACAAGCCTTACAATCTGCAGTGATTGATTCAAAGATTGCAAGTAGTGGATATAAACCACAAGAACGTGTATTACGTTCCCCTATATCTGGTGTAATAGTAGAAGCTAATGCAGATGATAACTATAAAATAGACCCAACAAAGCCTTTGTATAAGATTGCAGATACAGAAAATTTAAAAATAACTCTAGATGTTCCAAACTATATGGCTAAAAATTTAAAAGTAGGACAAACTGTTGATATAACTTCTGACTCTTTAAATGATGGTGAAGTTCTACATGGTGTTGTAAAAAATATAGCTAAAATATCAACTAAGAGCGAAACTTCAAATGATGCCATCACAAGTGTTGAAGTTAGCCTAGATAATTATTCTACATTAAAACCTGGTGATATAGTTGATGCAAAAATTAATTATCTAACTCTAAATAATAATATTATTATCCCATTACAATATATAGAATTTGAAAATGATAAGACATATGTATATATTTTAAATAATAAAAATATAGTAGAAAGAAGAGAAGTTAAATTAGGTAAAAACAATACAATAAACTATGTAGTTAATAGTGGATTATCTGTACATGATAAACTAATTAATAATTCTTCAAAAATATACAAACAAGGAGATAAGATAAAATGA
- the murJ gene encoding murein biosynthesis integral membrane protein MurJ, which produces MFKSGFIVMGINMLSRILGLIREILVAYFYGSTGLTDAYFASAKISNFFTTLLGEGSLGTVFIPLYTEKKEKLGVKSANDFVYSIMNLVFNFTLTTSIITIIFSKFILKYLIGFTDTQRMQTANILLKIMAGYLIFIALSGVIASFLNNHKKFIVSTSTALVFNITIITGTLLSYKTIGIVGLAISFLLSGVFQFLIQVPSFIKIIKTYKFTINIKDPYVKEFFRLMFPTLIGIFGYQINELVDTNFAAYLKVGTISAINYASRLYLLPVGVFAISLSVVIFPSLSLAVVKENTDLEKSIFTKGLNMLVFLIIPSLVALFFFSNDIIKLIFGYGKFNKNSILMTSEILKCYSLGLLFFSTNHLLTRAHYVHKNRKIPVIASFISIAINIFLDYMLYKNYAHVGITLATTCSAMINFLILFVSVKIQYIDFSLKKYLIFTGKALIFSLICVKVSSYLHNIFLKLIVFSLIYFILWGYDLITKKNKIFN; this is translated from the coding sequence ATGTTTAAATCAGGATTCATAGTTATGGGTATAAATATGTTGAGTAGAATACTCGGTCTAATAAGAGAGATACTTGTAGCATATTTTTACGGTAGTACAGGACTAACAGATGCATATTTTGCAAGTGCAAAAATATCTAATTTTTTTACAACTTTACTAGGTGAGGGGTCACTTGGTACAGTTTTCATACCACTATATACAGAAAAAAAAGAAAAACTTGGTGTAAAAAGTGCTAATGATTTTGTTTATTCAATAATGAATTTAGTATTCAATTTTACATTAACAACATCAATAATAACAATAATTTTCTCGAAGTTTATACTTAAATACTTAATTGGTTTTACAGATACACAAAGAATGCAAACTGCTAATATATTACTTAAAATTATGGCAGGTTACTTAATATTCATTGCTTTATCAGGAGTAATTGCTTCATTTTTAAATAATCATAAAAAATTTATTGTTTCTACATCAACAGCATTAGTATTTAACATCACAATAATTACTGGAACACTTTTATCATACAAAACAATAGGAATAGTAGGACTTGCAATAAGTTTCTTACTATCTGGTGTATTTCAATTTTTAATACAAGTTCCAAGCTTTATTAAAATAATAAAGACATATAAGTTTACGATAAATATTAAAGACCCTTACGTTAAAGAGTTCTTTAGACTAATGTTCCCTACATTAATTGGAATATTTGGTTATCAAATAAATGAGTTAGTTGATACTAACTTTGCTGCCTATTTAAAAGTTGGTACAATAAGTGCAATAAATTATGCTAGTAGACTATACCTATTACCAGTTGGAGTATTTGCAATATCATTATCTGTTGTAATATTCCCAAGTTTATCTCTAGCAGTTGTCAAAGAAAATACAGACTTAGAAAAAAGTATTTTCACAAAGGGACTTAATATGCTTGTATTTTTAATAATTCCTTCATTAGTAGCATTATTCTTTTTCTCTAATGATATTATTAAACTAATATTTGGTTATGGTAAATTTAATAAAAATAGTATACTAATGACCTCAGAAATACTTAAGTGCTATTCTCTAGGTTTACTATTTTTCTCAACAAACCACCTTTTAACAAGAGCACATTATGTTCATAAAAACAGAAAAATTCCTGTTATAGCTTCATTTATTTCTATTGCAATAAATATATTCTTAGACTATATGCTATACAAGAATTATGCACATGTGGGTATTACTTTAGCAACAACTTGCTCAGCAATGATAAATTTTTTAATATTATTTGTCTCTGTAAAAATTCAATATATAGATTTTTCACTAAAAAAATATCTAATTTTTACTGGAAAAGCACTAATTTTTTCTCTAATATGTGTGAAGGTTTCTTCATATCTCCACAATATATTTCTTAAATTAATAGTATTTTCTCTAATTTACTTTATACTTTGGGGATATGATCTAATCACTAAAAAGAATAAGATTTTCAATTAA
- a CDS encoding ABC transporter permease: MNILEIIKLSIENLLNFKLRSFLTMLGIIIGIGSVVLISSLGAGFEKKMLADANTALNSVLDVTINEKYSGDQSKISEKEYITDEDIENISTLSLVKKAAPMINLDTMVVEEKTNNYTYPSVVSKNSYEVMKPNILEGRYFTNEEMKTGANVILINKASAVSLLGPNPLGKEITLKFYDTEKITFTIIGLTKEIGEDISRSFGDRTVRATLTKKTAELISGQKYTKYKEILVNAKSEKDIKEAKEEVEQYLKTKSTKTDLYKIKPLKEETQQITGILQKISLFIMAIAAISIIVGGIGVMNIMLVSVKERITEIGLRKAIGAKNKQIIGQFIIETIILTIIGGLIGILFGFSLSLLIGLLLKILPVLKIKIVMSAFIVSTITGLIFGIYPAKQAAKLSPMEALRKE; this comes from the coding sequence ATGAATATACTGGAAATAATAAAATTATCTATAGAAAATTTATTAAATTTTAAATTAAGATCATTTTTAACAATGCTTGGTATCATCATAGGTATAGGTTCAGTAGTATTAATATCATCTCTTGGTGCAGGATTTGAAAAAAAGATGCTTGCTGATGCTAATACAGCTCTAAATTCAGTACTTGATGTAACAATAAATGAAAAGTATAGTGGTGATCAATCAAAAATATCTGAAAAAGAATATATTACTGATGAAGATATTGAAAATATTTCTACACTATCATTAGTAAAAAAAGCAGCACCAATGATAAATCTTGATACTATGGTAGTTGAAGAAAAAACAAATAATTATACATACCCCTCTGTAGTTTCAAAGAATTCATATGAAGTTATGAAACCAAATATACTTGAAGGAAGATATTTTACAAATGAAGAAATGAAAACAGGTGCAAATGTTATTTTAATTAACAAAGCAAGTGCTGTTAGCTTATTAGGTCCAAATCCTTTAGGTAAAGAAATTACACTTAAATTCTATGATACAGAAAAAATAACCTTTACTATTATCGGACTAACAAAGGAAATTGGAGAAGATATTTCAAGATCATTTGGAGATAGAACAGTTCGTGCAACACTAACTAAAAAAACTGCTGAATTAATTAGTGGACAAAAATATACGAAATATAAGGAAATACTTGTAAATGCAAAGAGCGAAAAGGATATAAAAGAAGCAAAAGAAGAGGTTGAACAATATCTAAAAACTAAATCTACTAAGACTGATTTATATAAAATAAAACCTTTAAAAGAAGAAACACAACAAATTACAGGTATATTGCAAAAAATTTCGTTATTTATAATGGCAATAGCTGCAATATCAATAATAGTTGGTGGTATAGGTGTTATGAATATAATGCTTGTTAGTGTAAAAGAAAGAATTACAGAAATTGGCTTAAGAAAAGCAATTGGAGCTAAAAACAAACAAATTATCGGACAATTTATAATCGAAACCATAATATTAACAATTATAGGTGGACTTATAGGAATATTATTTGGATTTAGTTTATCATTATTAATTGGCTTATTATTAAAAATCTTACCAGTACTGAAAATTAAAATCGTTATGTCTGCATTCATAGTATCTACAATAACAGGATTAATATTTGGTATATATCCAGCAAAACAAGCTGCGAAGTTATCACCAATGGAAGCATTAAGAAAAGAATAG
- a CDS encoding bifunctional riboflavin kinase/FAD synthetase, with product MDRVAILGNFDGVHMGHQRLIKKAIDFAKKNGYETVVYTFSTLPNNKKYIMTVTEKINEIKKLGVDKIFVDDFYNVKNYTPSEFVTEILMHTLKAKKVFCGYNYTFGVNKSGNIHTLSKLIDTTIVDEIKVDDIITSSSVIRSFLEQGNIELANKLLGKAYKISGVVIHGKKLGRTIGFPTANIRPNALKVSIPLGVYGVKLTIDGDEKIYTAIMNIGKNPTVNTTDTITAEANILDFNEDIYGKCITISILKMLRHEKKFDSLEQLKEQISSDKKMWRSIADDYNQN from the coding sequence ATGGATAGAGTAGCAATTTTAGGTAATTTTGATGGAGTTCATATGGGCCATCAAAGATTGATAAAAAAAGCAATTGATTTTGCTAAAAAAAATGGTTATGAAACTGTTGTATACACATTTTCGACCTTACCTAATAATAAAAAATATATAATGACAGTAACAGAAAAAATTAATGAGATCAAAAAATTAGGAGTTGATAAAATTTTTGTTGATGATTTTTACAATGTAAAGAACTACACACCAAGTGAATTTGTAACAGAAATTTTAATGCACACACTAAAAGCAAAAAAGGTATTTTGTGGATATAACTACACATTTGGTGTAAATAAGTCAGGAAATATTCATACCTTATCAAAATTAATAGATACTACTATAGTAGATGAGATAAAAGTTGATGATATTATCACATCCAGTAGTGTAATACGAAGTTTTTTAGAACAAGGTAATATTGAACTTGCAAATAAGCTATTAGGTAAAGCATATAAAATTTCAGGTGTAGTAATACATGGTAAAAAATTAGGTAGAACTATAGGTTTTCCCACTGCTAATATACGTCCTAATGCACTTAAGGTATCTATACCCCTAGGTGTTTATGGAGTTAAACTAACTATAGATGGTGACGAAAAAATATATACAGCAATAATGAATATAGGGAAAAATCCTACTGTTAATACTACTGATACCATAACAGCAGAAGCTAATATTTTAGATTTTAATGAAGACATATATGGTAAGTGTATAACTATTTCTATACTAAAAATGCTAAGACATGAAAAAAAGTTTGATAGTTTAGAACAATTAAAAGAACAAATAAGTAGTGATAAAAAAATGTGGAGGTCTATTGCTGATGATTACAATCAAAATTGA
- a CDS encoding segregation and condensation protein A: MITIKIENFEGPLDLLLHLIEEKKMDIQNISISEVIDEYLDIINTYEKNNLKVKVEFLQMASILIEIKAFSILRKDTLNENKVRLESRLKEYKLFKEFSEIFSNNEDRYFRTFSKQGDMDYDSYIIEHDNTILSSKNLQDCLNNIVLKLVGNKNSIKIDTEEDFTKEDAISIINKVPINTKTNFIDLLNGKFSKKCIVVLFTAILELYKENLLDIIIEENSFSIRRDY; encoded by the coding sequence ATGATTACAATCAAAATTGAAAATTTTGAAGGTCCATTAGACCTTTTATTGCACTTAATTGAAGAAAAAAAGATGGATATACAAAATATTAGTATAAGCGAAGTTATAGACGAGTATTTAGATATTATTAATACCTATGAGAAAAATAATCTGAAAGTTAAAGTAGAATTCTTGCAAATGGCTTCTATACTTATTGAAATTAAGGCTTTTTCTATTCTAAGAAAAGATACGCTTAATGAAAATAAGGTAAGACTTGAAAGTAGATTAAAAGAGTATAAATTATTTAAAGAATTTTCTGAAATATTTTCTAACAATGAAGATAGATACTTTAGAACTTTTTCTAAACAAGGTGATATGGATTATGATTCGTATATAATAGAACATGATAATACCATATTATCTAGTAAAAACTTACAAGATTGCTTGAATAATATTGTTTTAAAGTTGGTTGGTAATAAGAATAGTATCAAAATAGATACAGAAGAAGATTTTACAAAAGAAGATGCTATAAGTATAATAAATAAAGTACCAATAAACACAAAAACTAATTTTATAGATCTACTTAACGGTAAGTTTTCCAAAAAATGTATAGTTGTCCTATTTACAGCAATATTAGAACTGTACAAAGAAAACTTATTGGATATAATAATAGAAGAAAATAGTTTTTCAATAAGAAGGGATTATTAA